One stretch of Streptomyces sp. 135 DNA includes these proteins:
- the fahA gene encoding fumarylacetoacetase: MSEQTPLDPAAGHSSGLPESDPFGLPEGDPFGPHNLPYGVFSLPGERDDQRRVGVRLGSYVLDAGAAAAALGSPYVSLLARPTLNALLSAGRTAWSDVRRALTAWVTVPSYRDSVRPLLHPLSDATLHLPFEVADYVDFYASEHHATHLGQIFRPDSPTPLTPNWKHLPIGYHGRSGTVVVSGTDVVRPCGQRKAPADTAPVFGPSVRLDIEAEVGFVVGAPSTHGTPVPLADFREHVFGLTLLNDWSARDIQAWEYVPLGPFLGKSFATSVSAWITPLEALDAARVAPPERTHQLLPYLDDSAESAADEPGGYDLRMTVTLNGHVISEPPFSTVYWTAAQQLAHMTVNGASLRTGDLYGSGTVSGPSAGQYGSLIEITWNGRDPLELPDGKRTFLEDGDEVTLSAWAPGPAGTRVGLGEVTGRIVAAR; this comes from the coding sequence ATGTCCGAGCAGACCCCGCTCGACCCGGCCGCCGGTCACTCCTCCGGCCTCCCCGAGAGCGACCCCTTCGGCCTGCCCGAGGGTGACCCCTTCGGACCGCACAACCTCCCCTACGGCGTGTTCTCCCTGCCCGGCGAGCGGGACGACCAGCGCAGGGTCGGGGTGCGGCTCGGCTCGTACGTCCTGGACGCGGGCGCCGCGGCCGCCGCGCTCGGCTCCCCCTACGTCTCGCTGCTCGCCCGGCCCACGCTGAACGCGCTGCTCTCCGCGGGCCGCACCGCCTGGTCCGACGTGCGGCGCGCCCTGACCGCGTGGGTGACCGTCCCGTCGTACCGCGACTCCGTACGCCCTCTGCTCCACCCTCTCTCCGACGCAACCCTGCATCTGCCGTTCGAGGTCGCGGACTATGTCGACTTCTACGCGTCCGAGCACCACGCGACCCACCTGGGCCAGATCTTCCGCCCGGACTCGCCGACGCCGCTGACCCCCAACTGGAAGCATCTGCCCATCGGTTACCACGGCCGGTCCGGCACCGTCGTGGTCTCCGGGACGGACGTGGTGCGCCCCTGCGGCCAGCGCAAGGCGCCCGCCGACACGGCCCCCGTCTTCGGTCCCTCGGTCCGCCTCGACATCGAGGCGGAGGTCGGCTTCGTCGTGGGCGCGCCCTCCACGCACGGCACGCCCGTGCCCCTCGCGGACTTCCGCGAGCACGTCTTCGGGCTCACCCTCCTCAACGACTGGTCGGCGCGCGACATCCAGGCCTGGGAGTACGTCCCCCTCGGCCCCTTCCTCGGCAAGTCCTTCGCCACGTCGGTGTCGGCGTGGATCACCCCCCTCGAAGCGCTGGACGCCGCCCGGGTCGCGCCCCCGGAGCGCACCCACCAGCTCCTGCCGTACCTGGACGACTCCGCCGAGTCCGCGGCGGACGAGCCGGGCGGCTACGACCTGCGCATGACGGTCACGCTCAACGGCCACGTCATCTCCGAGCCGCCGTTCTCCACCGTGTACTGGACGGCCGCGCAGCAGCTCGCGCACATGACGGTCAACGGCGCCTCCCTGCGCACCGGCGACCTGTACGGCTCGGGCACGGTCAGCGGGCCCTCGGCCGGTCAGTACGGCTCCCTGATCGAGATCACCTGGAACGGCCGCGACCCCCTCGAACTCCCCGACGGCAAGCGGACGTTCCTGGAGGACGGCGACGAGGTCACGCTCTCCGCATGGGCCCCGGGCCCGGCCGGCACCAGGGTGGGCCTCGGCGAGGTGACGGGACGCATCGTGGCGGCGCGGTGA
- a CDS encoding HAD family hydrolase: MAAPLAYALIATDLDGTLLRGDDTVSDRSRRALAAVGGAGARHLVVTGRPAPRVRPFFDDLGYGGLAVCGQGAQLYDAGAHRMVWSVTLDRELAEVALGKVEAEVGQVFAAVDQDGVDGLTLIEPGYEMPHPTLPAMRVPERDVLWEAPISKVLLRHPTLADDELAAVARGVVGSLATVTMSGPGTVELQPCGVTKATGLALAAERLGLTAADTVAFGDMPNDIPMFLWAAHGVAMANAHGELKSVADELTLSNEDDGVAVVLERMMNGRR; this comes from the coding sequence ATGGCCGCTCCCCTCGCATATGCCCTCATCGCCACTGACCTGGACGGGACGCTGCTGCGCGGCGACGACACGGTTTCCGACCGGTCACGGAGGGCGTTGGCCGCCGTGGGCGGGGCGGGCGCGCGGCACTTGGTGGTGACGGGGCGGCCCGCGCCCCGGGTGCGGCCCTTCTTCGACGACCTCGGGTATGGCGGGCTCGCCGTCTGCGGACAGGGCGCGCAGCTCTACGACGCCGGTGCGCACCGCATGGTGTGGTCCGTGACCCTCGACCGGGAGCTCGCCGAGGTCGCCCTCGGGAAGGTCGAGGCGGAGGTCGGGCAGGTCTTCGCCGCCGTCGACCAGGACGGTGTGGACGGGCTCACGCTCATCGAGCCGGGGTACGAGATGCCGCACCCCACGCTCCCCGCGATGCGCGTGCCCGAGCGTGACGTGCTCTGGGAGGCGCCCATCAGCAAGGTGCTGCTGCGCCATCCGACGCTGGCCGACGACGAGTTGGCGGCGGTGGCGCGCGGCGTCGTGGGGTCGCTCGCGACGGTGACGATGTCCGGGCCGGGCACCGTGGAGCTCCAGCCGTGCGGGGTGACCAAGGCGACGGGGCTCGCGCTCGCCGCCGAACGGCTCGGCCTGACGGCCGCCGACACGGTCGCCTTCGGGGACATGCCCAACGACATCCCGATGTTCCTGTGGGCGGCGCACGGCGTAGCCATGGCCAATGCCCACGGGGAACTCAAGTCCGTGGCCGACGAGTTGACCCTTTCGAACGAGGACGACGGGGTCGCCGTCGTCCTCGAACGGATGATGAACGGACGACGATGA
- a CDS encoding CocE/NonD family hydrolase: MTHPKIRTDFPYETTHEDIRVPLADGTKLYARVWRPVTDEPVPVLLEYLPYRLSDWTAPRDRQRHPWYAGHGYASVRVDVRGHGNSEGLPTDEYSAQELADGVEVVNWLAAQPWSTGKVGMFGISWGGFNSLQIAALAPEPLKAVVTVCSADDRYDNDVHYMGGSVLAVDMHAWAATMLAFVSRPPDPYFVGDTWREMWLRRLEAVEPFIHTWLEHQTRDDYWRHGSVCEDYSAIGAAVLAVGGWHDPYRDTVLRLVEHLPDHQVRGLIGPWSHQYPDRGLPPGPAIGFLQETLRWWDHHLKGIDTGVMAEPKLRSWISESHPPATVYPELRGGWVGDPAWPSPNVTPVTYALQGTPLLVNSPQHTGLDAGRYFPFGNDADLPPDQREEDAKSACFEFEVPSEVRILGRPEVTLRLRMDVPYGQAIARLCDIAPDGSSTLVTRGVLNLSARHGRDRAHAWPLGVTQDVTFELNGIGHTFPPGHRIRLAISSAYWPWIWPQADTAGFTLEPVGNTLELPVRAGGLDPTITFEPPEQAEPLGVAYPATLDEERPERLVVRDVAKGEWRLEVDPRYGGTRVYPDGLEFTEDALETYTIHENDPLSARTRSDWTIRLHRPELGWDVSVETHSEITCDAADFLTSDEVICRHGDEVVFHRTWERRIRRTAG; encoded by the coding sequence ATGACGCACCCGAAGATCCGGACCGACTTCCCGTACGAGACGACGCACGAGGACATCCGCGTACCCCTCGCCGACGGCACCAAGCTCTACGCGCGCGTGTGGCGTCCCGTCACCGACGAGCCCGTGCCTGTCCTCCTCGAATACCTCCCCTACCGTCTCAGCGACTGGACGGCGCCCCGCGACCGGCAGCGCCACCCCTGGTACGCGGGCCACGGCTACGCCTCCGTGCGCGTCGACGTCCGGGGCCACGGCAACAGCGAGGGCCTGCCCACGGACGAGTACTCGGCGCAGGAGCTGGCCGACGGCGTCGAGGTGGTGAACTGGCTGGCCGCGCAGCCGTGGTCGACCGGCAAGGTCGGCATGTTCGGCATCTCCTGGGGCGGCTTCAACTCCCTCCAGATCGCGGCCCTGGCGCCCGAGCCGCTCAAGGCGGTCGTCACGGTCTGCTCGGCGGACGACCGCTACGACAACGACGTGCACTACATGGGTGGTTCCGTCCTCGCGGTGGACATGCACGCCTGGGCGGCGACGATGCTCGCCTTCGTCTCGCGCCCGCCCGACCCGTATTTCGTCGGCGACACGTGGCGCGAGATGTGGCTGAGGCGCCTGGAAGCCGTCGAACCCTTCATCCACACCTGGCTGGAGCACCAGACCCGCGACGACTACTGGCGGCACGGCAGCGTCTGCGAGGACTACTCCGCGATCGGCGCCGCGGTCCTCGCGGTGGGCGGCTGGCACGACCCGTACCGGGACACGGTCCTGCGCCTGGTCGAACACCTCCCCGACCACCAGGTGCGGGGCCTGATCGGCCCGTGGTCGCACCAGTACCCCGACCGGGGCCTGCCGCCGGGCCCGGCGATCGGCTTCCTCCAGGAGACGCTGCGCTGGTGGGACCACCACCTCAAGGGCATCGACACCGGTGTCATGGCCGAGCCGAAGCTCCGCTCCTGGATCAGCGAATCGCACCCGCCGGCCACGGTCTATCCGGAGCTGCGCGGCGGCTGGGTCGGTGACCCCGCCTGGCCCTCCCCGAACGTCACCCCGGTTACCTACGCCCTCCAGGGCACCCCGCTGCTGGTCAACTCCCCGCAGCACACCGGCCTGGACGCGGGCCGCTACTTCCCGTTCGGCAACGACGCCGACCTGCCGCCCGATCAGCGGGAGGAGGACGCGAAGTCGGCGTGCTTCGAGTTCGAGGTCCCTTCGGAGGTACGGATCCTCGGGCGCCCCGAGGTGACGCTGCGGCTGCGGATGGACGTGCCGTACGGCCAGGCCATCGCGCGCCTGTGCGACATCGCGCCCGACGGCTCGTCCACGCTGGTCACGCGTGGCGTGCTGAACCTCTCCGCCCGGCACGGCAGGGACCGCGCGCACGCCTGGCCGCTCGGCGTCACGCAGGACGTGACCTTCGAACTCAACGGCATCGGGCACACCTTCCCGCCGGGCCACCGCATCCGCCTCGCGATCTCCTCCGCGTACTGGCCGTGGATCTGGCCGCAGGCGGACACGGCCGGCTTCACCCTGGAGCCGGTCGGCAACACCCTCGAACTTCCGGTGCGGGCGGGCGGCTTGGACCCGACGATCACCTTCGAGCCCCCGGAGCAGGCCGAACCGCTCGGCGTGGCATACCCGGCGACCCTCGACGAGGAGCGCCCCGAACGGCTGGTCGTACGCGATGTCGCCAAGGGCGAGTGGCGCCTTGAGGTCGACCCGCGCTACGGCGGCACGCGCGTGTACCCCGACGGTCTGGAGTTCACCGAGGACGCCCTGGAGACGTACACGATCCACGAGAACGACCCGCTGAGCGCCCGCACCCGCTCCGACTGGACGATCCGCCTGCACCGCCCCGAACTGGGCTGGGACGTCTCGGTCGAGACGCACTCCGAGATCACCTGCGACGCGGCGGACTTCCTCACCTCGGACGAGGTGATCTGCCGCCACGGCGACGAGGTCGTCTTCCACCGCACGTGGGAGCGGCGGATCAGGCGCACAGCGGGGTGA
- a CDS encoding polyprenyl synthetase family protein, with protein MTVVGPFGLSVRDQALEADVQAGLAAVEEGLLEATKSEVPFITEAAQHLVKAGGKRFRPLLVMLASQFGDPYAPGVVPSAVVVELTHLATLYHDDVMDEADVRRGVASANQRWGNSVAVLTGDFLFARASYILADLGPEAVRIQAEAFERLVTGQILETAGPTEGRDPVDHYLDVLGGKTGSLVAVACRFGAMMSGADETVVDVLTQYGERLGVAFQLADDVLDIASDSHESGKTPGTDLREGIPTLPVLRLRERVERLGLPEDIALSELLDSDLTDDARHAEALTGLRAHPALEQARRDTVRYAEEARAALAPLPECDAKVSLVELCDLVVHRAG; from the coding sequence GTGACCGTCGTCGGGCCTTTTGGGCTGAGCGTGCGGGACCAGGCTCTCGAAGCCGATGTCCAGGCAGGGTTGGCGGCTGTCGAGGAGGGCCTGCTCGAGGCCACCAAGAGCGAGGTCCCGTTCATCACCGAGGCAGCTCAGCACCTCGTCAAGGCCGGGGGGAAGCGTTTCCGCCCGCTGCTCGTGATGCTCGCCTCCCAGTTCGGCGACCCCTACGCGCCGGGCGTCGTGCCCTCCGCCGTGGTCGTCGAGCTCACGCACCTCGCGACGCTCTACCACGACGACGTGATGGACGAGGCGGACGTGCGCCGCGGCGTCGCCAGCGCCAACCAGCGCTGGGGCAACTCCGTGGCCGTGCTGACCGGCGACTTCCTCTTCGCCCGCGCCTCGTACATCCTCGCCGACCTCGGCCCGGAGGCCGTCCGCATCCAGGCGGAGGCCTTCGAACGGCTGGTCACCGGCCAGATCCTGGAGACGGCCGGACCGACCGAGGGCCGCGATCCGGTCGACCACTACCTCGACGTGCTCGGCGGCAAGACCGGCTCGCTGGTCGCCGTGGCGTGCCGGTTCGGCGCGATGATGTCGGGCGCCGACGAGACCGTCGTGGACGTCCTGACGCAGTACGGCGAGCGGCTCGGCGTCGCCTTCCAGCTCGCCGACGACGTGCTCGACATCGCCTCCGACTCGCACGAGTCCGGCAAGACCCCGGGCACCGACCTGCGCGAGGGCATTCCGACGCTGCCGGTCCTGCGCCTGCGCGAGCGCGTCGAGCGGCTCGGCCTGCCCGAGGACATCGCCCTGAGCGAACTGCTCGACTCCGACCTCACCGACGACGCCCGGCACGCCGAGGCGCTCACCGGGCTGCGCGCCCACCCCGCCCTGGAGCAGGCCCGCCGCGACACGGTGCGTTACGCCGAGGAGGCGCGGGCCGCGCTGGCGCCGCTGCCGGAGTGCGACGCGAAGGTCTCGCTGGTCGAGCTCTGCGACCTGGTGGTGCACCGGGCGGGCTGA
- a CDS encoding DUF2092 domain-containing protein — protein sequence MAPYEPEQDTSEAGQLRLGRRKAARYVVPVAVAGVAAATIGLVPALATSGDPDLPKVTAQELIEKIAASDTQQLSGTVKISTDLGLPSMGGMAGGFAGGGDAGGGEGGGGSAADPKNKLMELASGTHTLRVAADGPDKQKVSLLEDAAEYSLIHNGDEVWAYDSASNEAYHAKGFQVSGDKGDKGDKGDKGQAESPAGMPATPEEFAEQALKAVDDTTSVKVDGTAQVAGRDAYRLVIEPKQSGSTVGRITVAVDAKTGTPLKFTLTPSSGGAAVIDAGFTKVDFGKPSASTFDFAPPKGAKVTEADEHAALSRDFKGRDFKGRDFKDHDFADKAKGGKEFKEEDLNDLKVIGEGWTSIAELRLPGGQGLPTAGSGDVPPDAQKLLDSLGDQVSGKFGSGTVFSTRLINALVTDDGKVYAGAVTKDALVKAANAAH from the coding sequence ATGGCACCGTACGAACCGGAACAGGACACCAGTGAAGCCGGGCAACTGCGCCTCGGGCGCCGCAAGGCGGCCCGTTACGTAGTCCCGGTCGCGGTGGCGGGGGTGGCGGCGGCGACCATCGGGCTCGTCCCGGCGCTCGCCACCTCGGGCGACCCGGATCTGCCGAAGGTCACCGCTCAGGAACTCATAGAGAAGATCGCCGCGTCGGACACGCAGCAGCTCTCCGGCACCGTCAAGATCAGCACGGATCTGGGGCTGCCGTCGATGGGCGGCATGGCGGGCGGCTTCGCCGGCGGTGGGGACGCCGGGGGCGGTGAGGGCGGCGGAGGCTCGGCCGCCGATCCCAAGAACAAGCTGATGGAGCTGGCGTCCGGCACGCACACGCTGCGCGTCGCGGCCGACGGCCCCGACAAGCAGAAGGTGTCCCTCCTGGAGGACGCCGCCGAGTACAGCCTGATCCACAACGGCGACGAGGTGTGGGCGTACGACAGCGCGTCGAACGAGGCGTACCACGCGAAGGGCTTCCAGGTCTCCGGAGACAAGGGAGACAAGGGCGACAAGGGTGACAAGGGTCAGGCGGAGTCTCCCGCAGGCATGCCCGCCACGCCCGAGGAGTTCGCCGAGCAGGCGTTGAAGGCGGTCGACGACACGACGTCCGTGAAGGTCGACGGCACCGCCCAGGTCGCGGGCCGCGACGCGTACCGCCTGGTGATCGAGCCGAAGCAGTCCGGTTCGACGGTCGGCCGGATCACGGTCGCCGTGGACGCGAAGACGGGGACGCCGCTCAAGTTCACCCTGACCCCGTCCTCCGGCGGCGCGGCGGTGATCGACGCGGGCTTCACGAAGGTCGACTTCGGCAAGCCGTCCGCGAGTACGTTCGACTTCGCGCCGCCCAAGGGCGCGAAGGTCACCGAGGCCGACGAACACGCGGCGCTGAGCCGTGATTTCAAGGGCCGTGATTTCAAGGGCCGTGACTTCAAGGACCATGACTTCGCGGACAAGGCGAAGGGCGGCAAGGAGTTCAAGGAAGAGGACCTGAACGACCTGAAGGTCATCGGCGAGGGCTGGACCTCCATCGCCGAGCTGCGGCTGCCGGGCGGCCAGGGTCTGCCGACGGCCGGTTCGGGCGACGTCCCGCCGGACGCGCAGAAGCTGCTCGACTCGCTGGGCGACCAGGTCAGCGGGAAGTTCGGCTCCGGCACGGTCTTCTCGACCCGCCTGATCAACGCCCTCGTCACCGACGACGGCAAGGTCTACGCGGGCGCGGTCACGAAGGACGCCCTGGTGAAGGCGGCGAACGCGGCCCACTAG
- a CDS encoding ABC transporter ATP-binding protein, whose product MIGGPSDGDAPLPYVIETRGLTKRYGKHLAVDRLDLTVPEGSVFGFLGPNGSGKTTTIRMLMGLIEPTSGTARVLGSPMPRSTRTVLPHVGALIEGPALYGFLSGRDNLLRYDSADPTADPRTRRRRAEAALDRVGLTAAAGKKAKAYSLGMKQRLGLAAALLQPRRLLVLDEPTNGLDPQGMREIRALVRELAREGTTVFLSSHLLDEIEQVCTHAAVMTRGRLITQGPVAELAAGARGRLIVTTPDPGDAARVLKERGVADLVVTEDRVTGEPPGKDASGRDTELAELNAALVEAGVRVRGFGLERASLEDAFVALTGEGFDAAG is encoded by the coding sequence ATGATCGGGGGGCCGTCGGACGGTGACGCGCCGCTCCCCTACGTGATCGAGACGCGCGGGCTCACCAAGCGCTACGGCAAGCACCTCGCCGTCGACCGGCTGGACCTGACCGTCCCCGAAGGCAGCGTCTTCGGGTTCCTCGGGCCGAACGGCTCGGGCAAGACGACCACGATCCGCATGCTGATGGGCCTCATCGAGCCGACTTCGGGCACCGCGCGCGTCCTCGGCAGCCCCATGCCGCGCTCCACGCGTACCGTCCTGCCGCACGTGGGCGCGCTGATCGAGGGCCCCGCCCTCTACGGCTTCCTGTCGGGCCGCGACAACCTCCTGCGGTACGACTCCGCCGACCCGACCGCCGATCCCCGTACCCGGCGGCGGCGCGCCGAGGCCGCCCTGGACCGGGTGGGCCTGACCGCCGCCGCGGGCAAGAAGGCGAAGGCGTACTCGCTCGGCATGAAGCAGCGGCTCGGCCTCGCGGCCGCGCTGCTCCAGCCGCGCAGGCTCCTGGTCCTGGACGAACCGACGAACGGCCTCGACCCGCAGGGCATGCGCGAGATCCGCGCCCTGGTGCGCGAGCTGGCACGGGAGGGCACGACCGTCTTCCTCTCCTCGCACCTCCTCGACGAGATCGAGCAGGTCTGCACCCACGCGGCCGTGATGACCCGGGGCCGCCTGATCACCCAGGGCCCGGTCGCCGAGCTGGCGGCGGGCGCGCGCGGCCGGCTGATCGTGACCACACCGGATCCGGGCGACGCGGCCCGCGTCCTGAAGGAGCGGGGCGTGGCGGATCTGGTCGTGACGGAGGACCGCGTGACGGGTGAGCCGCCGGGCAAGGACGCGTCCGGCCGGGACACGGAACTCGCCGAGCTGAACGCCGCGCTGGTCGAGGCGGGCGTACGCGTCCGTGGCTTCGGCCTGGAACGGGCCTCGCTGGAGGACGCGTTCGTGGCGCTGACAGGGGAGGGCTTCGATGCCGCGGGCTGA
- a CDS encoding ABC transporter permease — MDVLKAGVAGDRDPSEPRPSWTLGLFRSELAITFRRWRTLALLGVLAAVPVLVGVAVRIETSDGSSIGGGGDGGGPAFIAQITNNGLFLVFTALAATLPFFLPMAVGVVAGDAIAGEASAGTLRYLLVAPAGRTRLLLVKYATTLTFCLVATLVVATSALATGALLFPLGEVTTISGTRISFGEGLLRALLIALVVAASLIGVAALGLFVSTLTSSGIAAMATTVGLLITVQILDQIPQLDALHPYFFSHYWLSFADLMREPVHWDDLVKNFQMQGLYAAVFGSAAWARFGAKDVMA; from the coding sequence ATGGACGTACTCAAGGCGGGTGTGGCAGGCGACCGCGACCCGAGCGAGCCGAGGCCGAGCTGGACCCTCGGGCTCTTCCGCAGCGAGCTGGCGATCACCTTCCGCCGCTGGCGGACCCTCGCGCTGCTCGGCGTGCTAGCCGCGGTGCCGGTCCTCGTGGGCGTCGCCGTCAGGATCGAGACCAGCGACGGCTCGTCGATCGGCGGGGGCGGCGATGGCGGCGGCCCCGCGTTCATCGCGCAGATCACCAACAACGGCCTGTTCCTGGTCTTCACCGCGCTCGCCGCGACGCTGCCGTTCTTCCTGCCGATGGCGGTCGGCGTCGTCGCAGGCGACGCCATCGCGGGAGAGGCGAGCGCGGGCACGCTGCGCTACCTGCTGGTGGCGCCCGCCGGACGCACCCGCCTGCTCCTCGTCAAATACGCGACCACACTGACGTTCTGCCTGGTCGCGACCCTGGTCGTCGCCACGTCCGCGCTCGCGACGGGCGCGCTGCTCTTTCCGCTCGGCGAGGTCACCACGATCTCCGGCACCCGCATCAGCTTCGGCGAGGGGCTGTTGCGGGCCCTGCTCATCGCGCTGGTCGTCGCCGCGTCACTGATCGGCGTGGCGGCGCTCGGGCTGTTCGTCTCGACGCTCACCAGCAGCGGCATCGCGGCCATGGCGACGACCGTCGGTCTGCTGATCACGGTCCAGATCCTCGACCAGATCCCGCAACTGGACGCGCTGCACCCGTACTTCTTCTCCCACTACTGGCTGTCGTTCGCCGACCTGATGCGCGAGCCCGTCCACTGGGACGACCTCGTCAAGAACTTCCAGATGCAGGGGCTCTACGCGGCGGTCTTCGGCTCGGCGGCGTGGGCGCGGTTCGGGGCGAAGGACGTCATGGCGTAG
- a CDS encoding NAD(P)H-dependent oxidoreductase — MTRKFLFVVGSARPEGNTELLAREAAEQLPPDVEQRWIHLADHPLPDFQDLRHDDTRPRARPRPAGDTEALLLDATLDATDIVIVSPLYWYSVSATVKRYLDYWDAWLETPEIAFKDTLKGRTLWGVTALAHREEEVADPLVGTLNHTAAFFPMRFGGVLLGNGTRPGQVLEDSEALARAKTFFAQEPPLARYPYDKG; from the coding sequence ATGACCCGCAAGTTCCTCTTCGTCGTCGGCAGCGCCCGCCCCGAGGGCAACACCGAGCTCTTGGCCCGCGAGGCCGCCGAGCAGTTGCCCCCGGACGTCGAGCAGCGCTGGATCCACCTCGCCGATCACCCGCTGCCCGACTTCCAGGACCTGCGTCACGACGACACCCGGCCCCGCGCCCGCCCGCGCCCCGCGGGCGACACCGAGGCGCTGCTGCTTGACGCCACCCTCGACGCCACGGACATCGTCATCGTGTCGCCGCTGTACTGGTACTCGGTGTCGGCCACCGTCAAGCGGTACCTCGACTACTGGGACGCGTGGCTGGAGACGCCGGAGATCGCCTTCAAGGACACCCTGAAGGGCCGCACCCTGTGGGGCGTGACGGCGCTCGCGCACCGCGAGGAGGAGGTGGCGGACCCGCTGGTCGGTACGTTGAACCACACCGCCGCCTTCTTCCCGATGCGCTTCGGCGGCGTCCTGCTCGGCAACGGCACCCGGCCCGGCCAGGTCCTTGAGGACTCCGAGGCCCTGGCGCGCGCCAAGACGTTCTTCGCGCAGGAGCCGCCGCTCGCCCGCTACCCGTACGACAAGGGCTGA